In Rhinolophus sinicus isolate RSC01 linkage group LG18, ASM3656204v1, whole genome shotgun sequence, the sequence TTGGGCAACTGGCTACCAATCAGAGGCCGTGGCgggcagaaggaaaggagaggccaGGGTACTTCTCCCACTCTGCTTCGAGGGGTCTCTGGCAGCAGCTGCATCTCGTCTGTGGTCCCCCATGAGGGTTCTCATTCCTATTATGTAGCCCTGAGCGCTGGAAACCCTTCTCTTTCTGTCCTGCTAGCCGTAGGGCTTTTGACAGTTTCCTGCTGTTACCAGTCTCTGAATTGCCACACTGTCCCCATTGGAGGTTTGAGGTCTTGCAATGCCTTTATAACTAATTCCCCTTACGGCCTTCTCCTCAGTGAACTAACTACCTGGAGTGGATCTTTTCCTGACTGATACAGGATGGATTTTAAGGACACCCAAACCTGCTCGGTTTCACATTAGACTGGACTTCAGGGTGGCGGGACCTCATGGTCAGCAGCAGGCCGACGTGGTTAGGCCCTGAACATAAGGGCCATGCCTCACCCAGGCTTAGCACATGGAACGATCCCGGCTTCTCCACTATCTTCCTCCCCGGTTCCCACCAACATGGCGCTCCAGCATCACCAGCAGGTTTCCCGGCACTTTCAGGAGAAGTGTGGCCACCTGATGctaccccgccccaccccacccccaggtgtaTCGCACATGGGACGGGTGCCCCCTGATGAAGCCACACCCTGTGATGTGTAGTGCCCGTCCTTGTGGCTTTTGCCTGCTCCCAGTTCAAAGCGCTGTTTTCTCCATCCAGGATGTCATGAGAGCAGGGTAGAGCTCTCTGTCCCTGCCACATGGCAGCTCTCCCGCAATCCCATTTCTGCTGCCTTAGACTACACCTCTCTGAGATATCCCAGGTCCCCCCACCTGGTGGCCTATATTAAGTCAGTCCATCCCAAACCACTCCTCCAAAAATCCTCCAGGCATTTTTGGAAGTCAGAGTAAAAGCAAATAGGCAGGGGGACCTGTGTTTGATTCATGTGGGTCAGTTTAGTGCTCTTGCTGAAACTCTCGCTCCACCCACCCGCAGCATGAAGCTGTCCACGCAGAGCCATTGGACGAGCTGTACGAGGCACTGGCGGAGGTCCTGACAGCCAGGGAGCCCACCCAGTGCCATCGGAGCTATCTGCTGGTAGGAAATGTGTGCCCTCATCCCCACACAAGCCAGACGGCCCCTCTACACAGAGTTAAAACTCAGGCTCTGCTCAGCCTCCCATGGGCTCAAATCCTGCCTCATCAGTTCTGTGGTCTTACATGGGGTCAGTTAACctccatgagcctcagtttctcaacCTGTAAACCAAGCACTTCCGCACCTAACAGTACCTATCTTATGGGGTGTCTGGGGGTTAAATTGGGAAATGCACAGTAATTGCACGGAAGGGACCTCATGCTCAGTCCCCAATAAGGAGTAGATGGGTGGGTATCATAGGACGGCAGTCGCTTCCCACTCTCCCCAGCCACCATCCTCACCGGCCTGACCCAATACCTCCGCCTTCGGACTGACCTTCCGGCTTCTTGCCCCACGAAAATCCATTCTGCAAACAACAGCCAGAGGAAGCttggatgtttttgtttgtttgtttttaaccttttactataaaaataaaataagacatagatacagaaaagcacacaaaAGAAATATACAGCTTATTGAATCATCGCAAGGCGGCCATCGTGGTCACCACCACTCCAGTCAAGGGGCAGAATTTGGCAGCCAGCCCACAAGGCCCCCCATCTGACCTATCCCCATCCTagccctccctccctttcactGATACCactctaatgttttctttttttttttttaaagattttattggagaaggggaacacgactttattggggaacagtgtgtactttcaggcctttattccaagtcaagttggtgtcctttcaatcttagttgtggagggtgcagctcagctccaggtccagttgctgttgctagttgcagggggcagagcccaccatcccttgcgggactggaaccagcaaccttgtggttgagaggacgcactccaaccaactgagccatccgggagctcagtggcagctcagctcaaggtgccgtgttcaatcttagttgcaaggggtgctgcccaccatcccttgtgggactcgaggaatcaaacaggcagccttgtggttgagcgcacactggcccatgtgggaatcgaaccggcagccttcggcgttaggagcacggagctccaaccgcctgagccaccgggccggccccaccaCTCTACTGTTTTGTCACTGCCCTGTCCACCTCTGGACACTAGTGTTTTGTCTTGACCATGGACTCGGTCAGGCCTGTGTACATCTCCCTTCATCCGCAggtaccccccaccccagctctttCTCTTCCAGGCAATGCTTCTGGTGAACAGCCCTGGTGGTTTGTCCTGCACAGCTTTTCGCACCTGGCTTTTGGTTGCACACACGTGGTGCTGTTCAACGTGTTCCTCCATCCTCTGTTTCCCAACAATTGGTGTCTGGATTCCAAGACCCGCTCAGAGTCATGTCCATTTGATCCCCTTGGCAGGAACACAATATGGGGTCCTAGGCAGTACATCGGATCTGTTTCTCACCCTCTCAATGACAGTGGTTATGGATGCCCACACTTTACGCTCACTAATCCATTGGAGGATGGAAAGGGGTGACTTTCTGACTGTatccttttgttttcattcatgaACTGGAAAAGTTGTATAAGGAGATGCCTTCTTTCATCCACTATTTGGTTGCCCACTGGTACAGCTCACGGAGGAAAGGAGGATACAGGCTTGACCTTTCCTTTTCAACGCAGGGAATTGGTTTCTTATCCGCCCCAGAAGGGGTACATTTCATTGCAAATTGTGTGCTTATTGAACCTCAAAGTGCGCTATTGTCTCTCCTTGAGTCTCTTAAATAcgtttctccattttcttctgcataAAGCGTTGCTGTGGAAAAGCGGTGATAATCTAATTTTCCTTCCCGTTCATGCCCCACGCCCTTTTCTCTTAGGCGGCTACAGGATTCTTTTCTTGGGGTTGATTGCTCTGGGCCCGTGAGCTCAGGTACAGTGTGTACGCCTTCCATATTtatttcacatctctgctttGTCAGGAATGCTTTCCTGAGTTATCATTTTTACTACTTGTTCTTTGCTTTCGTTTTCCATAACAAAGTACCTAAaaaatgggtggcttaaacaaaagaaagttatCATCTCACAGTTTGGGATCTGTAAGTCCAAAATCAAAGCCGTCATTAGAGTCGGTTCCTTCTCGGGGCTGCAGGGAAAGGATGTGTCCCAGGCCTCCCTCCTGGGTCTTCTGTGTCTCTTCACTTGGTCTTCCCTCAGGcttgtctgtgtcctaatttcctcttcttctgaGGGCACAGTCATACTGGGttggggcccaccctaatgacctcctATTAACTTGATTCCCCCTATAAAGACCCCcttctccaaataaggtcacattcagcaatactaggggttaggatttcGCATATGaattgggggatggggggggggggcacaggcCATAGCAatctctttcttaatttctttttgatttttaaaaatcactccttttcacctcctaccgtgtttccctgaaaataagacctcaccggaaaatgagccctagcagGACTTTACAGGATGACACCCACTGAACAtaagcttttggagcaaaaattaatgtaagacccggccTTCttgtcagggaaacacagtatctctcttgagtttatttttcgttttgtttCTATTCTCGTGTACCCTCGCGTagtcttttatttctgaaatgatgttttttttctgttatcctcACACATTTCTGAGTGTTTCTAGTTGCCATTCAGCCCTTGCCCGGGGTCCCTCCTTCTCCTCCGGACTGGGATGGGCAGGTTCCTGCCCACGTGTTCTCACTCTTCTTGGCCAGCCCGTGCGTTTCCCGTGAGTGCGTGTTGGCTCTGGGTTCCTCTGTCCGCAGGTCCCCCACGCGCCCCCATGCTTCTCTCTTCTATATCCACAGACAACGTTGAGCATGAGGGTTGTGTCTGTTGGTGGTTTGCTCTCATTGTTGGCATTTTTCAGGTTCCCAGAGTTCCCTGTCACCCAGTTTTGTTGTAACTGTTGTCCATATCTCTCTGCTCTGTCTGTTCTTATGTGAGGATTCAGGAAAATTCAGAACTACACTGCAGCAgtgccggcccggtggctcaggcagttggagctccatgctcctaactccgaaggctgccagttcgattcccacatgggccagtgggctctcaaccacaaggttgccagttcaactagagtcccgcaaggggtggtgggctccgccccctgcaactaagattgaacacggcaccttgagctgagctgccgctgagctcccagatggctccgttggttggagcctgtcctctcaaccacacggttgccagttcgactcccgcaagggatggtgggctgtgccccccgcaactagaaatggcaactggacctggagctgagctgtgccctccacaactaagactgaaagtacaacaacttgacttggaaaaaaaggcctggaagtacacgctgctccccaataataataaaaaaaaataagaatcaaggagtgccataaataaaaaaaaaaaaaaaaaaaactacactgCAGCCCTCTTCCTCGAGCTCCCTGAAAGGGATCCCCCAGATTTAAGAGGTGAATTGGATCATGTCACTCACCTGCTCAGAACCCACCAATGGCGTCCCTTTGTGCTTAGACACCAATCCTCATTCCTGACGTGGCCCACGAGGCCCCGCGTGCCCTGCCCAGGCCTTTCTGTCTTATCTGGGTCCTCCTGCTCAGCCTGTGCCCCAGCCCCCCAATCTTTCTCTTCCTCGAACTCACCGAGCACAGTGCTGCCTCAGGGCCTATGCACGTGCGCTGCTGGAATCCTCTGCCCCTAGAACCTCACATgcttcccttctcctttcccccgGATCTCAGGTCACATGTCACCTCCAAGAAACTGTCCctgacccccccacacccccaatctCCTACTATCGTGtggtcctttttattttcttcacagcactagAAAACTGTGTAAAATTATCTCATTTGTGTATTGTGGTTGGCATCCCCGACTGGcatgtaagttccatgagaacAGGGAATGAGTTCATCTGGTCATGGCTGAATCCCCAGCACCCAGACTGGATGCTCAGGGGTAAAAAATgagtgagtgaacaaatgaatactCACAAACTGCAGAGACCTGAACGCCCTGAGCTCAGAGACAGCCAGGAAACCACCCCTGGGTGATTGCATGTGGGGTTACCATTCTCAGCGGGCCCCAGGTTGGAGAACATTTTTTCAGGACTGCATGTTCCATGGAGCACGTGCCAGCGAGCCAAGTGTGGGGTCCCCCATCTGTTTTGGGAGCAACAGGAAAGTCCAAAGACCAGAGAATCCCCAGCCCCAAATATTGAACTCAGGCCCCACACACGGAGACTTTTCACATATAGTAGTTCATGATACCAGAGTTACGACTTTTTTGttaataattatagattcacagaaagctgcaaaaatagtacagagaggtcCCATGTGGCCGTCCCCAGCTTCCCCCAGTGTGAACATGTGACACTTGTGGAGCATCATAGCCAGGACGCTGACACTGGTACAGTGCATGTGTCATTCGACGTCATGTGTCACACATGGCGATCTGCACAGGGACCACCgcagtcaagatacagaatggTTCCATCACCACAGGCGCCTCCCCAGGCCACCCCTGTAGAGTCAGACCCACCCACTATCCCTACCATCCCTACGACTGGCAACCGCTGGTTTATTCTCTGTCTCCACAATCTGTCACGTGACATTGTTAGATAAATGGGATCACTCAGTCGGTGACCTTCTGAGACCAGTTTTTTGCGCTCAGCATAACACCCTTGCGATCCATCCAGGCTGGTGCCATGTCACTAGTTTGTTCCTTTTCGTTGCTGTGTAGTATTTCATGCATGGATTTACCGGTTTGTTTAACTGCTGTCTAcctgttgtgatttttttttctttttaacaccaGCTCCATATCTTCTGGTAGCTGGATTAATTCTCTGTCCCTGTCTCCATCCAGCCTTCCGGAGACTCGGTCACGCTCTCTGAGAGCACAGCCATCATTTCCCATGGCACCACCGGCCTGGTCACGTGGAACGCAGCTCTCTACCTTGCAGAATGGGCCATAGAGAACCCAGTGGCCTTCACTCACAGGTGACCTtggggcacagggcagggcaCCAAGGTGGCTTTGCCCTGGCACAGTTGCAGACACAcgtcccctcctcccacccaggaCTGTCTTAGAGCTCGGCAGTGGAGCTGGCCTCACAGGCCTGGCCATTTGCAAGATGTGCCGTCCCAGAGCGTATGTCTTCAGCGACTGTCACAGTCGTGTCCTCGAGCAGCTCCGAGGGAATGTCCTTCTCAACCACATCTCATTGGAGCCAGACGCCACCACCCCTGTGGAGCACCCAGGACACGACACCCACCATTCAGAGATCCCCAGGGTGACAGTGGCCCAGCTGGACTGGGACACTGTGACAACCCCTCAGCTCGCTGCCTTCCAACCAGACGTGGTCATTGCAGCAGGTACGACCTTGCCCGGGCCACTGGAGCGAGCAGCGTCCCTGCGGCTCCACCCAGCTCTTAGCTCAGGGGCACAGACAGTGGACAGACACCTCAAGGGGCAGAGGCGGGTCATGATGAGACTTCCAGAAGGGTCATCGTGGGCCTCCAGGTGACATCAAAGCACAGGGTGTTCCTCCTGGGTGCTCTAAAGCCACAGTCCCCCTGTTTGAGAAAATGGTCACACACGCTCCTATTGAAACGGTTCCATCAGGTAAATGAGCCTGGCTCTTCCCAGCAAGGCCTGGAATAAACAGAACAGGCCCCAGGGCTCTAAGCCAGGCTGACCTATTAGCCAGGCCACATCCGAGGACACAGACTTTTATGTCCCTCTCCAGGCTGAGGGCAGCTTCCTGGTTGCCATCTAGAACCGAAATGAAATGGCTAGAGCAGCCCCATCTTCAAACTTGGGGGCGGGAACGGAAATGGCCATGGCAGCCTGGTCTTCAGGGCCACAAAGAACAGCACAATTTCCCCGGGACCATCTCTGATTCCTCTGTGTGTCATGAGAACCCACAAGCCTTGGGTCTGACCATCATGGAGTCAGTCAGGAAAGGAGCCCTGAGtgtcctcccacccacccccgtCAGCCCTGGCTTCCCTCACTGCGTGGATACCATATGTCTGTGCATCCGCGAGGAGAAGGGCTCCAGCATGTCTGTCCTTGTGACACTGTGTCCAATGTCTGTCAGACGAGCCCCCCACGGAGGGGACTACCCACTTCTAGTGCAAGAACAGGGTCCTTGAGAAAAGGGGCATCTGCCTTGCTTACCCTGTGCCAAGCTTGCCCAGTCCCGTCTGGCTGATAGCACTGTGCCTCTGGACCACAGCCCTGAGCCCCACAGGCCCACAGTGGCCGGAACACAGAGCCTGAGCAGCACCCCCACGGTAGCACCTCCCCGCAAGCCCGGCTTGTCCCGCCACACCACAGAGAGGAAAGCGGCAAGCTGCTGAAACAAGCAGTCTCAGGCAGAGTCAGGGTTTGCTTTATTAAGTATCTTCTAAATAGGCCATAGGcaaagaattgattttttttttttttttaaagaacagccGTGATATTTTTCGGTTGTTGCGGTGTCTTTCAgcagctttttcttctctcctaaggattttctttttttacctgcaTGATTTTCTTTCCATCTAATACTAGAATAGCTGCTTTCCAGGCCCTCGCCCTGCTGCCGAAGTTGGCACGACCCAGAGCCCTCCATTCTGGGGTCCCCCATCCTAGAGGGAGTTTCTGTCAGTAACCAGGGGTTTTTCATCGCAGACGTGCTGTATTGCCCAGAAACGGTCCTCTCCCTGGTTGGGGTCCTGCAGAGGCTCTCAGCATGCCGGAAGGACGAGCAAGCTCCTGCCGCCTATGTTGCTTTCACTGTCCGCAACCCAGAGACGTGCCAGCTGTTCACCACGGAGATGGGTGAGCCCCAGGCCCCGGGACGGGCTGCTGGCTCTGAGAGGCCACCCAGCGTGCAGGGCCACTGCCAGCCCCACATGGGACTCCAGGGAGGCAGAAATCAGGGACATAAAAGAATGGGCCCTGAAGACCAACCAGGAAGCCCCAGATCACATGACATGCTGGGCTGACCACCCCCACCCTGGAGGTCAGCAAAGGAGGCAGGATTGGAGAGTGGGTTATGGGGCGGCTCGTACCATGATTCCACAGGTCTGAGACCAGTGGCCCTACTGTGTGTTTATAGCAAGTTTTGCGAGCCTTTGGGCCTGTTACCTTGTCTGTGAAGTAGAAGGGATGGCAGATGCCAGTGGGTGTCAGGGTGGATGAGGTTTGGCCACATGGGTGGGCCCCAGCCTCTAAAGGCAGATCCCATCACCTGTGGGCTGGGCTGTCACTACCTCCAGGTCACCTGTACCGTGGAAACATCCTCCTGGGAGGCGGCACAGGACCTGGCATGCAGAGAGCACTGGGGAAGGCAGTAACTGCTATTATTGGATTAAGCACCCAGTAATTAGAAGAGCAAGGGGTGACTTTAGGAAATGGGGAGGGGTCTGCCACTTACAGCTCTGAATTGGCACTGCCATAGGCCGGGCACTATCCTCAGATCCCCTAGCAGCTGGGAGGGGTGTGCTGTCATCTTGCATCTCACCCATGGAACACTGGGGTACAGGGACGCTAAGTGACTGCCCAGGCTCCAAGGAATGGAGCCAGGCAGCTGGCTCCTGCTCTCCactctgcccctcaccccaccagCACCACCCTGCAATTCCCGCCACATAACAGGAAGCAGTGCAGGACCCTGTTTGCCCCAACCTCCCCCCGCTAAGCGAAGCCCCGCCTACAGCAGCCTCTGCTAACAAACACAGGTACACAGACACCTGAACACCCACCCACGTCTGCCCATGTCCCATTAGGGGAGTGCTATGCAGCCTCAAAGAAAGTAAAGTCTTCCAGATACTTACGGGAAAAAATATctacaatatattttaagtgaagaaaacaaaatgtcaaacAGCATGTAtaagcacatttttatttaaaaaaataatcatcttcATATTAATATTCATATGGGGGGAAATCTGGAAGACTATACACTGGTTAGCGGTTGTTATACTTGGACAGCAGGGTTGTAGAGGCTTCTACATTTTtgtctatttcatattttttcattcgTAAAAAATTGATGACAAAATGATCCTCTAACAGCTCTTCAGACATCTGTGCTCATGAAGAGGACAGGAGCCCTTTTGGAAGTGCATCCTGCTTTTGCAAGGAGGCCCCAAGCTAAGCAGTCAGGCAGAgcgggttcaaatcttggctcttcCCCAGCGGCTCCCGGTGGCAGGGTGGGGGCGAGTACAGAGAGCAACTGGGAACCCTGACAGGCTGGCACCTTCCAGGGATGGGCATGGCCCGCTGAGCAGAGGCAGGAAACCTGGCTGCCATTTCAAAACTCCATTCCTGGTCCCACCCCTGGAGGCTGAGTCCAGGTGTCTGGATGGGGCCTGGAGACCTGCGTTTTGTacacccccctcacccccaggctTGTCCTGTAGCCCCACACCGATAGGGGTGGTGTCCTGTCCCCAAACCCCACCATCCTGAGATGTGTGCTCTGTTTCCAGGCCGGGTTGGGATCTCATGGGAAGCACTGCCTCGTCACGACCAGAAACTGTTTCCCTACGAAGAGCATTCAGAGACAGACATTCTGAAACTAATGCTGTAGGTTTACACACGTTTTCAAAGAGTACCATAAAAGTTAAATCGCTATCCTGGAAAGAATTTTTGTGGGAAACTGATAAAACTTTCACCGGACTTGAATGTTTGAAGAATGTTAAATTCAGGGTCAGGAACTACAAACTGTTCTAATAAACTATAAACTGTTCGTGTGTGGAGCCCCTCTTAGCATTTCCGGTTCTGAGGCAAACTACCATCAGAGATGAAAACTTTGGCTCAGAGATAAGCATTTCATTTTTGCAAGTAAAAACACACATATCAAGTATATTTTCCCCCATCCTGGACACACATCCCTCACGAAGCCAAGCCCACGGCACACGTGACACGTCTCTGCTCTGAATACAGTGCAGCGGGCTGGCTGTGTTTAAGGCAGGAATCAAAACAGGGACACAACAGGGCAGATGCTGGGAAAGGCAGATACCAGGAGACAAAAGCGGGTGATGTTGAACGTGCCCAGGCAAATAGAGTAATAAACTGGGGGAAAGAAAGCACTCAAacaagaggagaggaaaggagaggtggTTCAGGGCCTCCAAAGAAGAAACCAAGCAGACCAGATTCCTGGGCCAGAGAAACTCCGCCACATTAAATAACTTCATTCCCCAGGCTACATGCGCTGCTGTCCTTTCAGCTGCTGTCCACCGGGAGGCGCTGCTCGAAAGAGTTGGTCCAGGGACtgggcagcagctggaagaggCTGAAAGGGAAGTGTCCCTGGCTCCtaaaggggaggagaggagagcagggaggggtTCGCGTCAGCCTGAGGGGCTTCCTTCCCCGACATCCAGCACCAGGATACGCTCAGTGGGGTTCAGTCTTTGGTCCGAGGGGTCATGTCCATAAGCAAAGGGAGAACCGTCTGCTTCCAGCTCTCGTCCCAACGAAGCTGCCTGGACTCCTGGAGGTTCTTCCGGAACTGGTTCAGTTTGCCAGCAGGATCAGGAAACTTTGAGAAAAgcatctaggaaaaaaaaaatgaccagaaCTTCCCTCGTTGCGCTTCCCGCCAGCCTGGACTCCCGCCCCCCCACAAACACCAGCTGCCAGGCCAGTGATTCTCCTGAAACCCTCCCTCACGGCCGCACTACCACCACCAGCGTCCTGGAGCCTCCAGTGGCCTCCCTGCACCTGCACTGGCAGGCCCGGCTTCCACACTCAGCCCGATGAACCGCTCTCAAACAGCTCGGACCCCCAAGTCCCCGACCCAACAAGCCCCCTCACTGGGCAGACGAGAGCCCTCACGGCCAGACATGCTCCATGTCCCGGACAGAGCAGCCAAGCTGCCGTATCCACCACCCACTCACCGTGCCCTGCAACAGCTCCCAGCCTCTGTCATGCTGTTCCTTCCACCCAGAGCACCCACCCCTCAGCCTCTGCCCAGCACCATCCAGCCCACGTGCTAGGAACAAGACAATTCGTGTCCTTTCCAGTTTTGCTAAACTAAGTCACGTGTCTGCAAACTACAGCCTGTGGGCCGCATGCAGCCCTCCATGGGtctctgtaaataaagttttattggaatgcagCCACATCCTGCACTCACAGACACTTCTATCTGGGCCTTTCCACGAAGTGTGCTGCTCTTGGTCTCAACTGTCAAAAATGATGTATTCCTTTTTGTCATAAGAAGTAAGTGCCCCTTGAAGACTCCCACCCATCTTCCAGGAGGCTCCCTTCCCTCCGCACTCTCCTTCCAGTGTGTGGGTGCCCCCTTCTGTCAGCATTTCTGGTTCTTGAGCAAATCAccataaatcagaaatgaaaatcactCCCTCAGTGGCACACACATTCTGCCTGTGCATCAGCTGTACGGTGACAGCTCCATAACCCCCGACTGCAGGTGGGGCATGCCCTAATTCCCCAACTACTGAGGCCTGGCCATGCTCCCTCCCACTGCCCACCACAGGCCCACTGGGCTGCAGAAGGACGGAATTCAGGAGCACGGCTCGGCCAGCCTCCAAACCCCACAAGCCCTAGCATGGGAGCAGACACAGctacctgcagctgagctgccagtTCGTCCGAGTCCTTGAAGACCAGGCCGTTTTCCTCATGTTTCACAAGCTCGTGTAAGCTGCAGAGAGAATCGAGGGAGACCTGAAAGGGGCCTGCAGAAGAAACCGAACCCCCGTGGTGCCCAGGCCACCACTGCCCACCCAAAGGGAAAGCTACAGGTCAGGAATAGTCAGTCTGGTTTTAGTGACTCTGTTCTTAGATTTGGCGTCTGAAAAGAAAAACGACCTGGAAAGATACACATCAAAAACCCAAACCAATGCAGGGATGGAGGGACGGTGAACTGGGATTTGGACCTTCTCTGTTACATGGCTCTTTTCAGTGAGAACAGGCTCAGTGGGTTCTGTGGTGTGTTTTTCCCTTAagtgcaccccccaccccaccccggagGTAGGCCTGGCACATTAAGGGTGACTTTTCTGGGTCACCAGGTGGTTGACCCAACATGCAGAGCTCAGCTCACGAGGGTCTAACATCCAGGATTTCCCCTTCAGAGACTGGCTCCTGAGCCTGTGGCCGGGAAACTGTTTCTAGAACCTGTTCTAACACTGCCCTCTCCAAATGCCTATCTCTGCCAGGAGGAGTGGAGACATAGAATTAAACTCATTTAACTGATTAGAATCCAAGTAAATGAGCTGAcaaaagggacagagagagaaaggggggggggaaacCCATGTAAATTGTGCAGGCAATTCCAGCCACCATTCTATCCTTTGAGCACAAGGCCCGAGTCGAGATTTTAGGACACGTATTTTTCATCCAACATGAGCTCTAAGTGGAAGCCAACTCCTATAGTGGGACTTGGCCCCCCCACAGGACCATGAGGACTCCTGCTTCCCAGGACCCCCTGGCTGAGCTGCACGGAGGCGGCGCCTTTCCAGGGGTAGGTCTGACCACACTGGGCCCCCCCAGCTGCTGATAGGGGAACCTAACCGCTAACTCCAGGAAGATTCCATTTCCACTCCTACCATTGGAAGGTCACGGCGCACACAGGCAGGCAGCACCCAAACATGTCTACCACCTTCATGGGCAGGTCTAGGCCGCTGGAGGACTTGTGCAGACAGACGCCCAGGTCCGCTGACCCTGCAGGGTGATGGGGCCGTCAGATCGCTGACCACACATCCCATAAGGGCTGTGGATCACGCCTCTGGTGGGGAATGCAAAGTGGAAAGCGCTCCCAACCCCACATCCAATAGCTGAACTTGGCCAAGCAgccaggtgaggggtgggggcacGGCAGGGCTTCCCAGCTGCCCACCactaacatttttaattaaactgaCCCCCTTTTTCTACTTAACCacgatttattttaaaagcacccATCGCAATTACGCTTAACGGTGCAGAGTTTTTGCTCggggagatgaaaatgttttagaaatagtggtgatgattgcaagACCCTGTGAATGTAATTCATGCCACTGAGTTgcatgtacacttaaaaatagaaaaatggtaaaaatggcaacctttgttatatgtattttatcccAGTAACTAGGAAAAACCCCCATAGCAGATGCAACAGAAAAGCAGCTGTCACGACGAAAATACAGCCAAATAACTCCCTAACACTCAATACTGGCTGGAAGTGCCTGCCTACCAACAGCTGTCTGCCCAGGACAGCTTACGACTGGCTGCTGGAAGATGAGGCATCAGAACAGTACAGGCAGCAAGCCAGCTGACTCttcctgtctgtctccccagAGTAATAAGACgagaagagacagaggaagggaaTTCTCAATGGGAGTCAACACTGACTCACTGTGTTTCACCCAACATCGTGT encodes:
- the EEF2KMT gene encoding protein-lysine N-methyltransferase EEF2KMT isoform X2, which gives rise to MAPEESTETTRLLQSFERRFLAARALRSFPWQSLEEKLRDSGSELLLDILQKTVKHPLCTKHPPSVKYTRCFLSELIRKPSGDSVTLSESTAIISHGTTGLVTWNAALYLAEWAIENPVAFTHRTVLELGSGAGLTGLAICKMCRPRAYVFSDCHSRVLEQLRGNVLLNHISLEPDATTPVEHPGHDTHHSEIPRVTVAQLDWDTVTTPQLAAFQPDVVIAADVLYCPETVLSLVGVLQRLSACRKDEQAPAAYVAFTVRNPETCQLFTTEMGRVGISWEALPRHDQKLFPYEEHSETDILKLML
- the EEF2KMT gene encoding protein-lysine N-methyltransferase EEF2KMT isoform X1 — protein: MAPEESTETTRLLQSFERRFLAARALRSFPWQSLEEKLRDSGSELLLDILQKTVKHPLCTKHPPSVKYTRCFLSELIRKHEAVHAEPLDELYEALAEVLTAREPTQCHRSYLLPSGDSVTLSESTAIISHGTTGLVTWNAALYLAEWAIENPVAFTHRTVLELGSGAGLTGLAICKMCRPRAYVFSDCHSRVLEQLRGNVLLNHISLEPDATTPVEHPGHDTHHSEIPRVTVAQLDWDTVTTPQLAAFQPDVVIAADVLYCPETVLSLVGVLQRLSACRKDEQAPAAYVAFTVRNPETCQLFTTEMGRVGISWEALPRHDQKLFPYEEHSETDILKLML